ACGGTGCTTTGACTGGGGGGATGGCTCTAGAAGCCATTAACCATGCAGGTCATTTACCCAAAACGAACCTAATGGTGGTGCTGAACGATAACGAAATGTCGATTTCTCCCAATGTCGGTGCAATTTCTCGTTATCTCAATAAGATGCGCCTCAGCCCACCTGTCCAGTTCCTCTCGGATAATTTGGGAGAACAGGTGAAAAACCTACCATTCGTTGGGGAAGCTTTATCTCCTGAAGTCCAAAGGGTAAAAGAGGGGATGAAGCGCCTAGCTGTGTCTAAAGTTGGAGCAGTATTTGAAGAATTGGGCTTTACCTACATGGGGCCTGTCGATGGTCACAACCTAGAAGAGTTGATTTCTACTTTTAAGGAAGCCCACAAGATTACAGGACCAGTTTTAGTACACGTAGCCACGACTAAAGGCAAAGGGTATGCTATAGCCGAAAAAGACCAAGTTGGCTACCACGCCCAAAATCCCTTTGACCTAGCTAGCGGTAAAGCTATTCCCTCTACTAAACCCAAACCTCCTAGCTACTCCAAAGTTTTTACTGAAACTTTGATTAAGTTAGCCGAAGATAACCCAAAAATAGTTGCGATTACGGCAGCGATGGCGACTGGGACTGGATTGGATAAATTCCAAGCTAAATTACCAAAACAATATGTAGATGTAGGTATTGCCGAGCAACACGCGGTGACTCTGGCAGCAGGACTAGCTTGCGAAGGAATGCGCCCTGTAGCTACAATTTATTCCACCTTTTTGCAAAGAGGTTACGACCAAATCGTTCACGATGTCTGCATTCAAAACCTACCTGTCTTCTTCTGCTTAGATCGGGCTGGTGTGGTAGGAGCAGACGGTCCAACTCACCAAGGGATGTATGATATTGCCTATCTGCGCTGTTTGCCAAATATGGTGTTGATGGCTCCCAAAGATGAAGCAGAACTGCAACGGATGGTAGCGACAGGGATTAGCCATACATCAGGTCCTATAGCCTTGCGCTATCCTCGCGGTAATGGTTATGGAGCCACATTAATGGCGGAAGGATGGGAGCCTTTACCAATTGGGAAAGCAGAAATTCTGCGTCATGGCGATGATATTTTGTTCTTAGCCTACGGATCGATGGTTTATCCGGCAATGCAAGCGGCTGAATTGCTTAGCGAACACGGGATTGAAGCTACAGTGATTAATGCGCGCTTTGCTAAACCTTTGGATGAAGAGTTGATTTTACCTCTGATGCAAAAGA
The Merismopedia glauca CCAP 1448/3 genome window above contains:
- the dxs gene encoding 1-deoxy-D-xylulose-5-phosphate synthase gives rise to the protein MHLSEITHPNQLHGLSIRQLEQIARQIREKHLQTVATSGGHLGPGLGVVELTLALYQTLDLDRDKVIWDVGHQAYPHKLITGRYDRFNTLRQKNGVAGYLKRCESKFDHFGAGHASTSISAGLGMALARDLKGDNFKVVAVIGDGALTGGMALEAINHAGHLPKTNLMVVLNDNEMSISPNVGAISRYLNKMRLSPPVQFLSDNLGEQVKNLPFVGEALSPEVQRVKEGMKRLAVSKVGAVFEELGFTYMGPVDGHNLEELISTFKEAHKITGPVLVHVATTKGKGYAIAEKDQVGYHAQNPFDLASGKAIPSTKPKPPSYSKVFTETLIKLAEDNPKIVAITAAMATGTGLDKFQAKLPKQYVDVGIAEQHAVTLAAGLACEGMRPVATIYSTFLQRGYDQIVHDVCIQNLPVFFCLDRAGVVGADGPTHQGMYDIAYLRCLPNMVLMAPKDEAELQRMVATGISHTSGPIALRYPRGNGYGATLMAEGWEPLPIGKAEILRHGDDILFLAYGSMVYPAMQAAELLSEHGIEATVINARFAKPLDEELILPLMQKIGKVVTLEEGCLIGGFGAAIAEAAIDANISAQVKRLGVPDILVDHATPDESLRDLGLTSAKIADEVRQNFFSQQPSVVS